The sequence AGATGTTGTCATCCGAGTACGTGGCGCCATCGTGCTCTGTTGCCAGCGCTTTTAGCTTACCGAGGTCTTTGTCAAAACAGCGTATTGCCATGTAGAGGTTATCAGCGTCATGCGCGAGATAATACTGGGTTTCATCAATTGCCGAGCCCGATGAACCGTACTGACTGCTGGTCAGGTCAGTGATCGGTTTTATCTTTGTCCAGGCCGCGTCATTGAGGATACCATCAAGGACCACCGGCTTTTGTATCCTCATCACCGGCGCGATCCTTTTGATCATGCCGGCATTTATCCTTACAGTGCAGGCTTTTTCGTGCTTGTACGGATAGACCATGGTCAATTGAGGAAGAGGGTATATGTTCGAACCATTGAAGACCGCGAGTTCAAAACTCACGTCTTTTGCTTCGCCGCTGGCCATCGCGAGCGGCGCGGCAGAGGGTTTGATCGAATACTTTTTGTGGTTATATTTCCATTTGATAGTCTGTTTTATTGAATCCGGACCGAAATTCTTTACCGTGACCTTGAAAACTTGCGCGGTTTTCCCGGTTTCGTCCCGGACCAGGCAGGGCGAGAACGTGAACGCCTCCTTGAAGATCTTCAGGACCAGGGTATTATCCTCCAGGGTAAAAAAGTCAGGTTCCAGAACCGATCCTTTTTTCATTACTGCGATGTCAGCTTCTTTACCGCGGACCGTCACCAGCAGGTAGCTGAATAAATTTCCTTTCCCGATATCCATATCATCAAGCCCGCCGCCAGAACTGCTGAGCGTGACATATTTTGTGCCGTTCTTCTCAAAATATGTGTACGTATGGTGATGACCGGTAAATACCGCTTTTACACCGTACCGCTCGAGTAATGCTTCCACGGTATCAGCCTGGGCATTATTCCAGCTGTCAGACCAGGTCGGGATGTGGAAAAAGGCAAAGCTATTATCTTTGCTTTTTGATGTTTCCAGGTCAGTTGTCAGCCAGGCGAACTGGGCACTGTCAAGTCCGCCTTCGGTTTGCCAATATAATGATGTATTATCAAGGATGATGAAATGGCTGTTCTGAACGTCAAACGAGTAGTAATGCTTTGTTCCACTGACTTTTTCGAAAATGCCCGTGTCGATCTCGCTTTCGATATCATGGTTCCCGGGAACAAAATGAAAGGGACAGGGAAGAATTCTGATGGTATTCAGGATCCCCTCCCATTGCGCTTTTGTGATCATGGTATCGGTTTCATAACCCTCGATGAGATCCCCGACATTGAGGACAAAGTCAGGTGTAAGGAGCTTGACCTCTCCGATTATTTCTTCAAAGACGCTGTCCGTGTGGCTCCCTGCACGGTCGCCGATGACCGCGAACCTGAGATCAGCGCCAGTCAGGCGCGTGCTGATAAAGATTATTGATGCGACGAAATATTTTAGCATTTTTCCTCCTTTTTTTCTTTTTTACTACCGTTAGACTGAGTTATTACTTCAAATGTTCGATCAGTATTTTAATGCCAATGCCGATCAATATCAACCCGCCGATAAACTCGACGCGGTTCCCGAACAAATGACCGACTTTTTTGCCGATATGAACGCCGATAAAGGAGAATGTAAAGGTTATCAATCCAATGATGATCACCGGCAGCCAGATCGAAATATTGAGGAACGAAAGACTCAGCCCTACTGCCAAAGCGTCTATGCTGGTAGCAATCGCAAGGACGAATAGCGTGGCAAAACTGAGAGTCGAAGCGCCCGTTTCCTTTTTTTCATCATGGGATTCAAATGACTCATAGATCATTTTTCCGCCAATCGCGACCAATAACAATAATGCGACCCAGTGGTCGATGCCGGAGATGATTTGACGCAGGCTCATGCCGGCGAGCCAGCCGACGATGGGCATAAATATCTGAAAGCCGCCAAAAAACAGGCCCATAATAAGG comes from bacterium and encodes:
- a CDS encoding metallophosphoesterase; this translates as MLKYFVASIIFISTRLTGADLRFAVIGDRAGSHTDSVFEEIIGEVKLLTPDFVLNVGDLIEGYETDTMITKAQWEGILNTIRILPCPFHFVPGNHDIESEIDTGIFEKVSGTKHYYSFDVQNSHFIILDNTSLYWQTEGGLDSAQFAWLTTDLETSKSKDNSFAFFHIPTWSDSWNNAQADTVEALLERYGVKAVFTGHHHTYTYFEKNGTKYVTLSSSGGGLDDMDIGKGNLFSYLLVTVRGKEADIAVMKKGSVLEPDFFTLEDNTLVLKIFKEAFTFSPCLVRDETGKTAQVFKVTVKNFGPDSIKQTIKWKYNHKKYSIKPSAAPLAMASGEAKDVSFELAVFNGSNIYPLPQLTMVYPYKHEKACTVRINAGMIKRIAPVMRIQKPVVLDGILNDAAWTKIKPITDLTSSQYGSSGSAIDETQYYLAHDADNLYMAIRCFDKDLGKLKALATEHDGATYSDDNIWFFLDSDYDKETYYQAIINSNGAVYDRRCSLKDGVSTKDLEWNGPWEIRSGKEPNAWTLEIKIPKKGLAPFNEKQWGFAFRRLQPRLGDAGWQIPFGHDPSNFGIIEFK
- a CDS encoding manganese efflux pump MntP family protein, whose product is MDIISILLIAVGLSMDAFAVSIANGMAGKKMTAKIDTALIMGLFFGGFQIFMPIVGWLAGMSLRQIISGIDHWVALLLLVAIGGKMIYESFESHDEKKETGASTLSFATLFVLAIATSIDALAVGLSLSFLNISIWLPVIIIGLITFTFSFIGVHIGKKVGHLFGNRVEFIGGLILIGIGIKILIEHLK